A region of Pseudarthrobacter sp. NIBRBAC000502770 DNA encodes the following proteins:
- a CDS encoding major capsid protein has translation MPLWTDLIDPVELTQEARIAADELEAQKGSLARWLPSVEVADISIKVVKGENGLIEEAQFRAYDAEPEIAGSRGGESFIIELPALGQKRPISEYQQLRNRNAGDGVMRASIVKHAKAVAQAIVSRMERQRGVALNTGKSTINDRRFKSDDDFGRDPGHNVTAASLWTSSTVSRLRDLEAWVDAYVDTNGREPGAILMSKRVFRALAAGDEFATILANGSSRRATDEQVRAVISGAGLPDIELYDRRTSAGLIIPDDRLLLLPEPGEPTAEEANELGASYWGQTLTSMDESYGIAEVDQPGIVVGATRSESIPMIAQVESDAIGLPILANANLSFVAKVL, from the coding sequence ATGCCTCTTTGGACTGACCTGATTGATCCTGTCGAACTGACGCAGGAAGCCCGTATCGCCGCCGATGAGCTGGAGGCCCAGAAGGGTTCCCTGGCGCGCTGGCTGCCCAGCGTGGAAGTGGCCGACATTTCCATCAAGGTGGTCAAGGGCGAGAACGGCCTGATTGAGGAAGCCCAGTTCCGCGCTTACGACGCGGAACCGGAGATCGCTGGCTCCCGTGGCGGCGAATCCTTCATCATCGAACTGCCGGCCCTCGGCCAGAAGCGGCCCATCTCCGAATACCAGCAGCTGCGGAACCGCAACGCTGGCGACGGGGTCATGCGCGCTTCCATCGTGAAGCACGCCAAGGCTGTCGCCCAGGCAATCGTGTCGCGCATGGAACGCCAGCGCGGCGTCGCCCTGAACACCGGCAAGTCGACCATCAATGATCGGCGGTTCAAGTCGGACGACGACTTCGGCCGCGACCCGGGCCACAACGTAACGGCCGCGAGCCTGTGGACCTCGTCCACGGTGTCCCGCCTCCGCGACCTTGAGGCGTGGGTTGACGCCTATGTCGACACGAACGGCCGCGAGCCCGGCGCGATCCTGATGTCCAAGCGCGTCTTCCGCGCCCTGGCCGCAGGTGACGAGTTCGCGACGATCCTCGCCAACGGTTCCAGCCGTCGTGCCACCGATGAGCAGGTCCGTGCAGTGATCTCCGGTGCAGGTCTGCCGGACATCGAACTGTACGACCGCCGGACCAGTGCCGGCCTGATCATCCCGGATGATCGCCTGCTGCTGCTGCCCGAACCGGGCGAGCCCACCGCCGAAGAGGCCAACGAGCTCGGCGCCTCCTACTGGGGTCAGACCCTGACCTCGATGGACGAGAGCTACGGCATCGCCGAAGTGGATCAGCCGGGCATTGTTGTGGGCGCCACCCGCTCCGAGAGCATCCCGATGATCGCGCAGGTCGAGTCCGACGCGATCGGCCTTCCCATACTGGCCAACGCGAACCTGTCCTTCGTGGCCAAGGTTCTTTAG
- a CDS encoding peptidoglycan DD-metalloendopeptidase family protein, which translates to MPVVGIAEVLVEPVFTGTQRKISKVFSPAADKAGSDAGSKMGKSMASAFSAETAGLELEVSKYSRSVAQAEKDITAAKAKMATASAAESKALGDLRVGELKLQEIRENSRAKASQIAAAEERLDVVRQKAADATAKRESAESSLTRATSNLSAAQHGSAEAASKLEAHMKRLGDEAENSERKTGRFSNMLRGSFGESPLADLAAKLSGDSDRVRVDLRKLSSDMSKESAKGGMAFAKGFGLVVGGLSGIAPAAGAAGAGALSAAGNVVTLAASLTSLAGIAALVPAGLMSVGAGAGVLVTAFSGVGEALKTSTEQSGKVVGNAKLNAMALEDAARNITRAEQNAADSQVQSARQVEDAKKNLASVIEQNAAQQAAAVRRVADAEKDVERANRRVTESQQALNDARAEALKRVEDLSNSLERAGLSEREAALRYDEALAAFNSGVASGASSSSHGMKRLQLDLDQAALGLKTAKEEAEALRQEQEQAAKDGVQGNKQVIKAEQSLADARDAAAESVQAREDAVKEAAKVERDSAQRVIEAQQAIADATAQAAKTQRDAAESVADAHRALERVQLQQADQAASAGQKAADAMGKLTPAAQLAVAALLGVYGQLGEIRKIAQENFFTGLSGPLESLANTVMPQLATGVGAIASAFGAGAQIFMGSLEKAFGNGVLESLLMGVADSIGILNQGIDPMVQSFVTLGTVGMQYMPQIAQLITDIATQFNDFIQKAAADGSLKAWIDGGVQGLQDLWSIVKSVVGIFDSLNKAAEAGGAVSTLGGLAAGLRDIDAAMKGDAFQTTMATLFSGAEAGAQGLLSALGPIGDAFVRGAPAMAEFLKLGGEIAGTFIGGVFTALSDPAFGAGLNSFMGGLQRGVEAVAPLLPGLTEAFGKLLTALGPIVEQLGPTLVEVLTGLADGLGNVISFLQPMLTGLASSPELIGLLIAGVVLASVALSGMSAAIGIVQGAMALWGARAEIAAVAQWLLNAATAAFPVFLIVTGIAAVVAGLVWFFTQTELGQQIVQNVWGAIQAAIVAVADWFVNTAIPAIQTGLAVMGAVFTWLYEKVVQPIFQGIATVAGWLWNNVLLPYFNAWVFLFQNVLGPAVSWLYSNVIKPAFDNIGAAGKWMWENVLQPVFNTLADFITKTIPKAFEDGVNFIKTAWDKLQEIAKAPVRFVVDTVINDGLINGLNNIGGFLGLPKLPRVDLPKGFADGGYTGDGGKYEPAGIVHAGEFVFTKEQTRNAGVANLYALAKSLAGYAKGGLVRPVRDATISQPFSGTHNGIDFAAATGTPVVAAGPGRVSSAGWSSYGGGNEIHIDHPNGLQTWYAHLNSFAVKMGDMVSAGSRIGTVGSTGNSTGPHLHYMVLKGGWPSYVNPADYLDGGGEAGGRGWNPIADIVDGLVGSFKKAFPAAGFIADLAIGAGKKLLDGAVGFVTGNGGKDDGIGSTGLPYLHDNGGVLNPGLTAVLNRTRKPEAIYNFEQNRALQTLASRGAQQGTGRGDVIFKGNVGWDPYEVADQIETKRRDTFAAFGI; encoded by the coding sequence ATGCCAGTCGTCGGCATCGCTGAAGTTCTCGTGGAGCCGGTCTTCACCGGGACCCAACGGAAGATCTCCAAGGTGTTCAGCCCCGCAGCCGACAAGGCTGGCAGCGATGCGGGTTCGAAGATGGGCAAGAGCATGGCCTCTGCCTTCTCCGCAGAGACTGCAGGGCTTGAACTCGAGGTATCGAAGTACAGCCGGTCCGTTGCGCAGGCAGAAAAGGACATCACGGCTGCCAAGGCCAAGATGGCTACGGCATCGGCCGCTGAGTCCAAGGCTCTGGGTGACCTCCGTGTAGGCGAACTGAAGCTGCAGGAGATCCGGGAGAACTCGCGGGCCAAGGCATCTCAGATCGCTGCCGCGGAGGAGCGGCTCGACGTCGTCCGCCAGAAGGCGGCCGATGCCACGGCGAAGCGGGAGTCGGCCGAGAGCTCCCTCACCAGGGCAACCAGCAACTTGAGCGCCGCCCAGCATGGTTCTGCCGAGGCTGCCTCCAAGCTTGAAGCCCACATGAAGCGTCTGGGGGACGAAGCGGAGAACTCCGAGCGGAAGACCGGCCGTTTCAGCAACATGCTGAGGGGCTCTTTCGGTGAGAGTCCCCTGGCAGACCTCGCCGCCAAGTTGAGCGGAGACTCGGACCGCGTCCGCGTTGACCTGCGGAAACTGTCCTCGGACATGTCAAAGGAAAGCGCCAAGGGCGGCATGGCCTTCGCCAAGGGATTCGGCCTGGTCGTTGGCGGATTGTCAGGTATCGCCCCCGCAGCCGGCGCCGCAGGAGCAGGAGCCCTCAGCGCCGCCGGGAACGTTGTGACCTTGGCAGCATCGCTGACCTCGCTGGCTGGCATTGCTGCCCTGGTCCCGGCCGGGCTGATGTCCGTCGGCGCTGGGGCGGGCGTGCTGGTCACGGCATTCTCCGGCGTGGGCGAGGCACTGAAGACCTCCACCGAGCAGTCGGGCAAGGTAGTCGGCAACGCGAAGCTGAACGCGATGGCGCTGGAGGACGCTGCCCGGAACATCACCAGGGCCGAGCAGAACGCGGCCGACTCGCAGGTCCAGTCCGCCCGCCAGGTCGAGGACGCCAAAAAGAACCTCGCGTCCGTCATTGAGCAGAACGCCGCCCAGCAGGCAGCCGCAGTCCGGCGTGTCGCCGACGCCGAGAAGGACGTCGAACGGGCGAACCGCCGGGTCACCGAGTCGCAGCAGGCACTGAACGATGCCCGGGCAGAAGCCCTCAAGCGCGTCGAGGATCTGTCGAACTCGCTGGAGCGGGCAGGCTTGTCCGAACGCGAAGCCGCCCTCCGCTATGACGAGGCGCTCGCGGCCTTCAATTCCGGGGTCGCATCTGGCGCCTCCTCGTCTTCACACGGGATGAAGCGGCTGCAGCTGGACCTCGACCAGGCTGCGCTGGGCCTGAAGACCGCCAAGGAAGAGGCGGAGGCGCTCCGGCAGGAGCAGGAGCAGGCAGCCAAGGACGGCGTCCAGGGAAACAAGCAGGTCATCAAAGCGGAGCAGTCCCTCGCGGATGCCCGGGACGCCGCAGCGGAGTCTGTGCAGGCCCGCGAAGACGCCGTCAAGGAAGCCGCCAAGGTGGAGCGCGACAGCGCGCAGCGGGTCATCGAAGCGCAGCAGGCCATCGCCGACGCGACCGCTCAGGCAGCCAAGACCCAGCGGGACGCCGCGGAAAGCGTTGCCGACGCCCACCGGGCACTGGAGCGGGTCCAGCTGCAGCAGGCAGATCAGGCGGCATCAGCGGGTCAGAAGGCAGCGGACGCCATGGGCAAGCTGACGCCGGCCGCCCAACTCGCCGTAGCCGCTCTGCTGGGCGTCTACGGCCAGCTGGGGGAAATCCGGAAGATCGCTCAGGAGAATTTCTTCACTGGACTCTCGGGCCCACTGGAATCCCTCGCGAACACAGTCATGCCACAGCTGGCAACCGGGGTGGGCGCAATCGCGTCCGCCTTCGGTGCCGGGGCGCAGATCTTCATGGGCTCGCTGGAGAAGGCCTTTGGCAACGGCGTTCTCGAGTCGCTGCTGATGGGCGTGGCGGACAGCATCGGCATCCTGAATCAGGGCATCGATCCCATGGTCCAGTCCTTCGTCACGCTGGGCACCGTGGGCATGCAGTACATGCCCCAGATCGCCCAGCTGATTACCGACATCGCTACCCAGTTCAATGACTTCATCCAGAAGGCAGCAGCCGACGGAAGCCTGAAGGCATGGATCGATGGCGGCGTCCAAGGGCTGCAGGATCTCTGGTCCATCGTGAAGTCCGTGGTGGGGATCTTCGACTCCCTGAATAAGGCGGCCGAAGCGGGTGGTGCTGTATCCACCCTCGGCGGGCTTGCGGCCGGGCTGCGGGACATCGACGCAGCGATGAAGGGCGATGCCTTCCAAACCACCATGGCCACCTTGTTCTCCGGGGCGGAGGCAGGTGCTCAGGGCCTACTCTCAGCTCTCGGACCAATTGGTGATGCCTTCGTGCGCGGAGCCCCGGCCATGGCCGAGTTCCTCAAGCTCGGCGGCGAGATCGCCGGGACCTTCATTGGCGGCGTTTTCACCGCACTGTCCGACCCCGCTTTCGGGGCCGGGCTGAACTCCTTCATGGGTGGGCTGCAGCGCGGAGTCGAGGCGGTAGCACCTCTCCTGCCAGGACTAACCGAGGCCTTCGGCAAACTGCTCACAGCCCTCGGGCCTATCGTTGAGCAGCTCGGCCCCACCCTGGTTGAGGTGCTAACCGGGCTCGCGGACGGACTCGGCAACGTGATCTCGTTTTTGCAGCCCATGCTGACCGGGCTGGCAAGCAGCCCGGAACTCATCGGCCTGCTGATCGCTGGCGTGGTCCTTGCAAGCGTCGCGCTGAGCGGGATGTCGGCAGCGATCGGCATAGTGCAAGGCGCGATGGCACTCTGGGGTGCCCGGGCCGAAATTGCTGCCGTAGCCCAGTGGCTGTTGAACGCGGCAACGGCGGCTTTCCCGGTCTTCCTCATCGTCACCGGGATCGCTGCTGTCGTGGCCGGCCTCGTCTGGTTCTTCACGCAGACCGAACTTGGGCAGCAAATCGTCCAAAACGTCTGGGGTGCCATACAGGCGGCCATAGTCGCCGTTGCCGACTGGTTCGTCAACACCGCCATCCCGGCAATCCAAACCGGGCTCGCCGTGATGGGCGCTGTCTTCACTTGGCTGTACGAAAAGGTCGTCCAGCCGATTTTCCAAGGCATCGCTACCGTAGCGGGCTGGCTGTGGAATAACGTCCTGCTGCCGTACTTCAACGCGTGGGTGTTCCTCTTCCAGAACGTCCTCGGTCCGGCCGTGAGTTGGCTTTACTCGAACGTCATAAAGCCAGCTTTCGACAACATCGGTGCGGCTGGGAAGTGGATGTGGGAGAACGTCCTGCAGCCTGTCTTCAACACCCTGGCGGATTTCATAACGAAGACGATCCCGAAAGCCTTTGAGGACGGGGTCAACTTCATCAAGACCGCCTGGGACAAGCTGCAGGAAATCGCGAAGGCGCCAGTCCGGTTCGTGGTCGATACCGTAATCAACGACGGTCTGATCAATGGGCTGAACAACATTGGCGGTTTCCTCGGTCTGCCGAAGCTCCCGCGGGTGGATTTGCCCAAGGGATTTGCCGACGGCGGCTACACGGGCGACGGAGGCAAGTACGAGCCGGCGGGCATCGTCCACGCCGGGGAGTTCGTCTTCACGAAGGAGCAGACCCGCAACGCCGGGGTCGCGAACCTGTACGCCTTGGCGAAGTCCTTGGCAGGGTACGCCAAGGGCGGACTCGTCCGCCCAGTGCGGGATGCCACCATATCGCAGCCTTTCAGCGGGACGCACAACGGCATCGACTTCGCCGCCGCCACCGGGACGCCGGTTGTCGCGGCGGGGCCGGGCCGCGTGTCCTCGGCTGGCTGGTCCTCCTACGGCGGCGGCAATGAGATCCACATCGACCACCCGAACGGCTTGCAGACCTGGTACGCCCACCTCAACTCCTTCGCGGTGAAGATGGGCGACATGGTCTCGGCCGGTTCGCGGATCGGCACCGTTGGATCAACGGGCAACAGCACCGGCCCCCACCTGCACTACATGGTGCTGAAGGGCGGCTGGCCGAGCTACGTCAACCCCGCCGACTACTTGGACGGCGGAGGCGAAGCCGGCGGCCGGGGCTGGAACCCAATCGCCGACATCGTGGACGGGCTGGTTGGCAGCTTCAAGAAGGCATTCCCGGCGGCAGGGTTCATCGCGGACCTCGCCATCGGCGCCGGCAAGAAGCTGCTGGACGGCGCCGTCGGATTCGTCACCGGCAACGGCGGCAAGGACGACGGTATCGGCTCCACGGGGCTGCCATACCTGCACGACAACGGCGGGGTACTGAACCCCGGACTGACCGCAGTTCTGAACCGCACCCGCAAGCCGGAGGCGATTTACAACTTCGAACAGAACCGGGCGCTCCAAACCCTGGCATCCCGCGGCGCCCAGCAGGGCACCGGACGCGGCGACGTCATCTTCAAGGGCAACGTCGGATGGGACCCGTACGAAGTCGCAGACCAAATCGAAACGAAGCGCCGGGACACGTTCGCGGCCTTCGGAATCTAG
- a CDS encoding LysM peptidoglycan-binding domain-containing protein encodes MLLSNLANVLRAAGISVVEIDGWQNRGYFGRDLADVRGVLWHHTAAGRGSFSYDDAPSLNICTYGRSDLAGPLCHIVLGRSGTAYITAAGLANHAGAGSAPGIPTDAGNYYFIGIEMESSGVAPFDWTDAQLAAVPLIGAALERAYLFDQAEDDRPQLGHKEYSSQGKIDPAGWPGDCDGLRDTVNAILNGAPVALPAAVQPVRYQSTLDTARPGGYEECIVDPDDSLSRIAAQYHVGLAELLGVNPQITDPNVIGIGDVLNLPAGAYEDAPADPAEDAPVSGGQCTVSEGDSLSSIGAQVGVAWEDIARLNGIGEPYIIHAGDILTLPVGANLASLGGTPAGAGLPPYCTVDPGDSLGSIAHQYGVSVDFILTKNPWITNPDYIESGWRINLA; translated from the coding sequence ATGTTGCTCTCGAATCTTGCAAACGTCCTCCGTGCAGCCGGCATCAGCGTCGTGGAAATTGACGGCTGGCAGAACCGCGGCTACTTCGGCCGAGATCTGGCCGACGTACGCGGCGTCCTCTGGCACCACACCGCCGCCGGCCGAGGCTCGTTCTCCTACGACGACGCGCCCAGCCTAAACATCTGCACCTACGGCCGCTCCGACCTTGCAGGCCCGCTCTGCCACATCGTTCTCGGCCGCTCCGGCACCGCCTACATCACTGCCGCTGGCCTCGCGAACCATGCAGGCGCCGGATCCGCGCCAGGCATCCCAACGGACGCCGGCAACTACTACTTCATCGGTATCGAGATGGAGTCCTCAGGCGTGGCCCCGTTCGACTGGACCGACGCCCAGCTCGCCGCAGTGCCCCTCATCGGTGCCGCCCTGGAGCGGGCATACCTGTTCGACCAGGCCGAGGACGACCGCCCACAGCTTGGGCATAAGGAGTACTCCTCCCAGGGCAAGATCGACCCCGCCGGCTGGCCCGGCGACTGCGACGGCCTGCGCGACACCGTCAACGCAATCCTCAACGGCGCTCCGGTTGCGCTCCCCGCCGCCGTCCAGCCGGTCCGGTACCAGTCCACCCTGGACACGGCACGACCCGGAGGCTACGAGGAGTGCATCGTCGATCCCGACGACTCCCTCTCTCGTATCGCAGCCCAGTACCACGTCGGACTGGCCGAACTGCTTGGCGTGAACCCCCAGATCACCGACCCCAACGTCATCGGCATCGGGGACGTCCTGAACCTGCCAGCCGGCGCATATGAGGATGCTCCGGCAGACCCTGCGGAGGACGCCCCCGTGTCTGGGGGGCAGTGCACTGTCTCCGAGGGTGATTCGCTCTCATCCATCGGCGCGCAAGTTGGTGTCGCTTGGGAGGACATTGCCCGCCTGAACGGCATCGGGGAGCCATACATCATCCACGCCGGAGACATTCTGACCCTTCCCGTGGGAGCCAACCTCGCGTCTCTCGGAGGTACGCCCGCAGGGGCGGGACTACCCCCGTACTGCACAGTCGATCCCGGCGACTCCCTCGGAAGCATCGCCCACCAGTACGGCGTCTCCGTGGACTTCATCTTGACGAAAAACCCCTGGATCACGAACCCGGACTACATCGAATCCGGCTGGCGCATCAACCTCGCGTAA